A genomic window from Ignavibacteria bacterium includes:
- a CDS encoding TetR family transcriptional regulator has protein sequence MSRKEQIITISAKLFRQKGYEAASMRDIAAELGIEAASLYSHIKSKDEILETICFRMADELLKAIDEVNDVYFNAEEKLATAIKNHVKIVTGDLDSSTVFLREWRRLPEGKLGEFIKLRNKYEDGFMQILINGENENVFEAPDKKFAVLTILSAVNWITEWYSPKGNMTPDEISEHLYRFITTGLKVKALQS, from the coding sequence ATTTCACGTAAAGAACAGATAATTACCATTTCGGCGAAGCTTTTCAGGCAAAAAGGATATGAGGCAGCTTCAATGCGGGATATTGCTGCTGAGCTTGGAATTGAAGCGGCGAGTCTTTACAGCCACATAAAAAGCAAGGATGAAATACTCGAAACTATATGTTTCCGTATGGCTGATGAGCTGCTGAAAGCTATTGATGAAGTAAACGATGTATATTTTAACGCCGAAGAAAAGCTTGCAACTGCTATTAAGAATCACGTTAAAATTGTTACCGGTGATCTTGATTCATCGACGGTTTTTCTGAGGGAGTGGCGCAGACTTCCAGAAGGCAAGCTCGGGGAATTCATAAAGCTGCGAAATAAATATGAAGACGGATTTATGCAGATTCTAATAAACGGCGAGAACGAAAATGTTTTTGAAGCGCCTGATAAAAAGTTCGCAGTGCTTACAATTCTCTCAGCAGTTAACTGGATAACCGAATGGTACAGTCCGAAAGGTAATATGACACCGGATGAAATATCTGAACATTTGTACAGGTTCATAACAACCGGATTGAAAGTAAAGGCTCTCCAATCCTGA
- the paaA gene encoding 1,2-phenylacetyl-CoA epoxidase subunit A has product MYGNAYVELSDKAKSLIEGEDPQKLAEFEARIAAGEKIEPKDWMPKAYRKQLIRMIEQHAHSEIIGALPEGTWITRAPGFRRKLALMAKVQDEVGHAQLLYSAAETLGKTREDMINDLINGKSKYSNVFNYPAMTWADTAIIAWLIDAGAIINQVTNSKGSYGPYCRALERICSEESFHLKYGHDNVVFLATGTPQQREMVQEALNRWWQPIMHFHGPPDKASDHTEILMRWKVKMASNDDMRHRFLEEYVPKIWDLGLTIPDQKLKKNEQTGKWEYTEPDWEEFKRVINGDGPCNKERLQVRRWAEEKGAWVRRALLKAESKYTIPLA; this is encoded by the coding sequence ATGTACGGAAATGCATACGTAGAATTATCAGATAAGGCTAAGAGCCTTATTGAGGGCGAAGACCCGCAGAAGCTTGCTGAGTTTGAAGCACGCATAGCAGCAGGCGAGAAAATTGAGCCAAAAGACTGGATGCCTAAAGCTTACCGGAAGCAGCTTATCCGCATGATAGAGCAGCATGCTCACAGCGAAATTATAGGCGCATTGCCGGAAGGCACATGGATAACCAGAGCACCGGGCTTCAGGCGTAAGCTTGCGCTTATGGCCAAGGTTCAGGATGAAGTTGGTCACGCTCAATTGCTTTACAGCGCAGCTGAAACACTCGGCAAAACACGAGAAGATATGATAAATGATCTTATCAACGGTAAATCAAAGTACTCAAATGTTTTCAATTACCCTGCTATGACCTGGGCTGATACTGCAATCATAGCCTGGCTGATTGATGCCGGGGCGATAATAAACCAGGTAACAAATTCAAAAGGTTCATACGGTCCATACTGCCGCGCGCTCGAAAGAATTTGCAGCGAGGAATCGTTTCATTTAAAATACGGACATGATAATGTTGTATTCCTTGCAACAGGAACACCTCAGCAGCGTGAAATGGTTCAGGAAGCATTAAACCGCTGGTGGCAGCCAATTATGCATTTCCACGGCCCGCCGGATAAAGCAAGCGACCACACCGAAATATTAATGAGATGGAAAGTTAAAATGGCTTCCAATGACGATATGCGCCACAGGTTCCTTGAAGAATATGTACCTAAAATTTGGGATCTTGGATTAACGATACCTGATCAGAAATTAAAGAAGAACGAACAGACAGGAAAGTGGGAATATACAGAACCTGACTGGGAGGAATTCAAACGTGTTATAAACGGAGATGGTCCATGCAATAAAGAGCGGCTGCAGGTAAGAAGATGGGCTGAAGAAAAAGGCGCTTGGGTGAGAAGAGCGCTTTTGAAAGCCGAATCCAAGTATACTATTCCATTAGCTTAA
- a CDS encoding four helix bundle protein, whose protein sequence is MAKIQRFEDLEVYKNALDISVYVYELTSQGKLSKDYGLKDQITRAAVSISNNIAEGFEYDNKKDFIKFLRYSKGSTGEVRNMLNLLVRIEFIEKDRYSFLYEKVSSLSKQLFGFIQYLKNYNNK, encoded by the coding sequence ATGGCAAAGATACAAAGATTTGAAGATTTAGAAGTTTACAAAAATGCATTAGACATATCTGTTTATGTTTATGAATTAACTTCACAAGGAAAATTATCAAAAGATTACGGATTAAAGGATCAAATAACGAGAGCAGCTGTTTCAATATCAAATAATATTGCCGAAGGTTTTGAATACGATAATAAGAAGGATTTCATAAAGTTTTTAAGGTATTCAAAGGGTTCAACAGGCGAAGTCAGAAATATGCTAAATTTACTGGTAAGGATAGAATTTATTGAAAAAGACAGGTATTCCTTTTTATACGAAAAAGTATCTTCCCTTTCTAAACAATTATTTGGTTTTATCCAATATTTAAAAAATTACAATAATAAGTAA
- the paaB gene encoding 1,2-phenylacetyl-CoA epoxidase subunit B — MKKSIDPRINRLELPANEDGKEVLDELEQWETYEVFHQKKRGDQHVHVGIVHAASAEMALLLAKEQYARRRQTSNLWVVKTRDVTATSYDDSDIFETTPEKTYREASDYYCMDRIRKYQQEHGIKDRKEDRRKKKESA, encoded by the coding sequence ATGAAAAAATCAATAGATCCAAGAATTAACCGGCTCGAACTGCCCGCAAATGAAGACGGGAAAGAAGTGCTTGATGAGCTGGAGCAATGGGAGACTTACGAAGTTTTCCACCAGAAAAAGCGCGGAGACCAGCATGTGCATGTTGGAATTGTTCATGCAGCATCAGCTGAAATGGCGCTGCTGCTTGCTAAAGAGCAGTATGCCCGCAGAAGGCAGACATCAAATCTCTGGGTTGTTAAAACCCGTGATGTGACTGCAACTTCATACGATGATTCAGATATATTTGAAACTACCCCTGAAAAAACATACCGTGAAGCAAGCGATTATTACTGTATGGACAGGATCAGGAAATACCAGCAGGAACACGGCATTAAAGACCGCAAGGAAGACAGAAGAAAGAAAAAGGAGTCTGCTTAA
- the paaC gene encoding phenylacetate-CoA oxygenase subunit PaaC — MQYNETELKAVKEFLYKIADDQLIIGHRNSEWTGLGPLVEEDIAFSSIAQDKIGQAQHIYEILHTLGEADADTIAFTRNAADFKSCHLVEYPIGEYDFSLMRNFLFNHAEKIRFEMLADTSLEQLAKLAKKYRGEIKYHTMHSDTWITQLGRANEESHARMQTALNETFNLALGIFEESEFAGNLKELNIFEGESALQNRWLEAITPLLEKASLVIPERSAWQPVYGGRKGYHTEYLEPMLEEMGEVFRLDPKAEW; from the coding sequence ATGCAATACAATGAAACAGAACTTAAAGCAGTAAAAGAGTTTTTATACAAAATAGCTGATGACCAGCTTATAATAGGCCACAGGAACAGTGAATGGACAGGGCTGGGTCCGCTGGTAGAAGAAGACATTGCTTTTTCCTCGATCGCCCAGGATAAAATTGGGCAGGCACAGCATATATATGAAATTCTCCACACACTTGGCGAAGCTGATGCCGATACAATAGCGTTCACACGCAATGCCGCGGATTTCAAAAGCTGCCATTTAGTTGAATATCCGATCGGTGAATATGATTTCAGCTTAATGCGTAATTTTTTGTTTAACCACGCCGAAAAAATAAGATTTGAAATGCTTGCGGATACTTCCCTGGAGCAGCTTGCAAAGCTGGCAAAGAAATACCGCGGAGAGATTAAATACCATACTATGCATTCAGATACATGGATCACGCAGCTTGGCAGGGCCAACGAAGAAAGCCATGCAAGGATGCAGACAGCACTTAATGAAACCTTCAATCTTGCGCTTGGAATTTTTGAAGAAAGTGAATTTGCGGGTAACTTAAAAGAATTGAATATATTCGAAGGTGAATCTGCACTACAAAACAGGTGGCTTGAAGCAATTACTCCCCTGCTTGAAAAAGCTTCATTGGTTATCCCCGAAAGATCAGCATGGCAGCCGGTTTACGGCGGAAGAAAGGGATATCACACAGAATACCTGGAACCAATGCTCGAGGAAATGGGCGAAGTTTTCAGGCTTGATCCAAAAGCGGAATGGTAA
- the paaJ gene encoding phenylacetate-CoA oxygenase subunit PaaJ, with protein MRFGTLVNITKEDVLEALQDVKDPEIPTISVVDLGIIRNVEVGERIIKITMTPTFSGCPALKIMENMVKEKITELTALDVEVTTNFDTQWNTNMITEKGLEGLKKHGLAPPLRHEGLVQIDMITHAECPLCGSTNTVIKSPFGPTLCRSLHYCNDCLNAFEQFKPVE; from the coding sequence ATGAGATTTGGTACTTTGGTAAATATTACAAAAGAAGATGTACTTGAAGCTCTTCAGGATGTAAAAGATCCGGAGATACCTACAATTAGTGTTGTTGATCTTGGAATTATAAGGAATGTTGAAGTTGGTGAACGAATAATAAAAATTACAATGACCCCTACATTTTCCGGCTGCCCGGCGCTTAAGATAATGGAAAATATGGTGAAGGAAAAGATCACAGAGCTTACGGCACTGGATGTTGAAGTTACTACTAATTTTGATACGCAATGGAACACAAACATGATCACAGAAAAAGGGCTGGAAGGCTTGAAAAAGCACGGACTGGCACCTCCGCTGCGGCATGAAGGTTTAGTACAGATAGATATGATAACGCATGCTGAATGTCCTTTATGCGGAAGTACTAATACGGTAATTAAGAGTCCGTTTGGCCCTACACTTTGCCGCTCCCTTCATTACTGCAATGATTGCCTTAATGCATTCGAACAGTTCAAACCGGTTGAATAA
- a CDS encoding trypsin-like peptidase domain-containing protein yields MNKVKFTKFILLSFLTVFLVISTGCFDVKREIVMNPDGSGDEKIYVTLDKEFFERMNILATSDATGKWKKRADSVNDNTMIEDRIKMDMGRVGGTSVKDVKVTTNADGTKEVFLQYHFDEPAVLLKVIKECTFSWSNQLPVQFSTLKFQYDEGDLLFKHTTRKAERSFDDELMNSVFSPTYASKKVTYSIEFPFDIKESNAVTSAGRTLTWEMTFENIMFNQQTDTASMVKDPTLELTYAEKIDRSIGKVSQKENPLIRVQVYNRNKEPVKIGTGVVLKDGLLVTNFELMNLIEGAGFFSVILPSDSLAGIDDMTEKDLDQKQNLVFLRYGAPDKFKPIKYAAVSSAKYGDKVKLFYYPNTLSSIVYSMDGMMSAVKKWTKNTSLIEIKPNKPISLDGGAVFNEAGEFLGMITKAFDGEVGKIYLVPAEYIKSQIPSK; encoded by the coding sequence ATGAATAAGGTAAAATTTACAAAATTTATTTTACTTTCTTTTTTAACGGTTTTTCTTGTCATCTCAACCGGCTGTTTTGATGTAAAAAGGGAAATAGTTATGAATCCCGATGGTTCAGGTGATGAAAAAATTTATGTTACGCTTGATAAGGAATTCTTTGAAAGAATGAATATTCTCGCAACCAGTGATGCTACCGGTAAATGGAAAAAACGCGCCGACAGTGTGAATGATAACACAATGATCGAAGACCGCATTAAAATGGATATGGGCAGGGTCGGCGGTACTTCTGTGAAAGATGTAAAAGTGACAACTAATGCAGATGGCACAAAAGAGGTCTTTTTACAGTATCATTTTGATGAACCCGCAGTTCTGCTGAAGGTTATTAAAGAATGTACATTCAGCTGGTCAAACCAGCTGCCTGTTCAGTTCAGTACCCTTAAATTCCAGTATGATGAAGGCGACCTGTTATTTAAACATACAACCCGCAAAGCTGAGCGCAGCTTTGATGACGAGCTGATGAACAGTGTGTTCAGCCCAACCTACGCATCAAAAAAAGTGACTTATTCCATAGAATTCCCGTTTGATATAAAAGAATCAAATGCTGTGACCTCTGCCGGCAGAACACTTACATGGGAAATGACATTTGAAAATATAATGTTTAACCAGCAGACAGATACAGCTTCAATGGTCAAAGATCCGACCCTGGAGCTGACCTACGCTGAAAAAATTGACCGATCCATTGGCAAAGTAAGCCAGAAGGAAAATCCTCTGATCAGAGTCCAGGTATATAACAGGAATAAGGAACCTGTCAAAATTGGTACCGGAGTTGTACTGAAAGACGGGCTGCTTGTCACTAATTTTGAGCTTATGAACCTTATAGAAGGTGCAGGATTTTTCAGTGTTATACTGCCTTCTGATTCACTTGCAGGAATTGACGATATGACTGAAAAAGACCTGGATCAGAAACAGAACCTGGTGTTCCTGCGTTACGGCGCGCCCGATAAGTTCAAACCGATAAAATACGCTGCAGTTTCATCTGCAAAGTACGGAGATAAAGTTAAGCTGTTCTACTATCCCAATACGCTTTCATCAATAGTATATTCAATGGATGGAATGATGAGCGCCGTAAAAAAATGGACAAAAAACACCAGCCTAATTGAGATCAAACCCAATAAGCCTATTTCACTTGATGGCGGGGCGGTATTTAATGAAGCCGGTGAGTTCCTTGGAATGATAACAAAAGCATTCGACGGAGAAGTAGGCAAGATATATCTTGTACCTGCAGAGTATATAAAATCTCAGATACCTAGCAAATAA
- a CDS encoding CDP-alcohol phosphatidyltransferase family protein, whose product MSLYSQYKASLKAVEVEEIFDLIIYRPLAFLFVKATYSFNLTPDRVSAAALTIGSTSGIMFGFGSYTFLVIGAILYFTSNVLDCADGQIARLKKNGTKVGRIVDGFVDYIVSIFVFVGIGIGLTSQFNDHEIGLWGNSLLHWHPVTYIWVASILGAVSSAIQAFYFDFYRNKFLEVVYGKAQNIIEEIKEYEEESLRLKESGSHGFQRFLISIYLKYSALQLKIQKDHEENHVEQKPNPKLYYAKNRVLLRLWSYVGSTTHITLCVVCALLGNMEAFLIICILPLNLLMLVLFLVQKQVNRVTV is encoded by the coding sequence TTGAGTTTATACAGCCAATACAAAGCGTCTCTCAAAGCAGTTGAGGTCGAAGAGATCTTCGACCTTATTATTTACCGTCCGCTTGCCTTCCTTTTTGTAAAGGCAACTTATTCATTTAACTTAACACCTGACAGGGTTTCAGCGGCAGCGCTCACAATAGGCTCAACATCAGGAATAATGTTCGGATTCGGCAGTTATACATTCCTTGTTATCGGGGCTATTTTGTATTTTACAAGCAATGTACTTGATTGCGCCGACGGGCAGATAGCCCGCCTAAAAAAGAACGGCACAAAAGTCGGCAGGATTGTTGACGGCTTTGTTGATTATATTGTAAGCATTTTTGTGTTTGTTGGCATTGGCATCGGGCTTACTTCACAGTTCAATGATCACGAGATCGGGCTGTGGGGAAACTCACTGCTGCACTGGCACCCTGTTACTTATATCTGGGTTGCGAGCATTTTAGGGGCTGTTTCTTCTGCCATTCAGGCCTTTTATTTTGATTTCTACAGGAATAAATTCCTTGAGGTGGTTTACGGCAAAGCGCAGAATATCATTGAAGAAATTAAAGAATACGAAGAAGAAAGCTTAAGGCTTAAGGAATCCGGTTCGCATGGTTTCCAGCGGTTTTTAATTTCTATTTACCTTAAATATTCAGCTCTTCAGCTTAAAATTCAGAAGGACCATGAAGAAAACCACGTTGAGCAAAAACCCAACCCTAAATTATATTATGCCAAAAACCGTGTGCTGTTGAGGTTATGGAGCTATGTTGGCTCTACTACTCATATAACCTTATGCGTTGTGTGCGCATTGCTTGGTAACATGGAAGCATTCCTTATTATCTGCATTTTGCCTTTAAATTTACTTATGTTAGTTTTATTTTTAGTACAGAAACAGGTTAATAGAGTTACAGTTTAA
- a CDS encoding aminotransferase class I/II-fold pyridoxal phosphate-dependent enzyme produces the protein MAKEKKKTKKSSISKKSAKKVKSDKNKYPKEPLFLDRNESQTGPVPEVYKFLKKADLEYLSWYSRDFQLGIKSRLSKRIADDFGFDEKHVLLSYGSEDLLKQIIHCYVNPGDKILIPREAWWYYKKVASERGGTNVEYPMKKGVMEGIPYYLYDVDTMIQIYNDTKPKVVVIASPNNPTGNRIDSKDLKRFLDATKDTITMIDEAYWGFGSTENDYVKPYIDEYPNLIICRTFSKFFALAGFRIGFAFAGKNLDVLINFTTRYLGYNRVSEKLGEIALDNIKWYLKVGKQYEKDKEMMYKTFLSLKGFVPFRSFANFMLVDIPVEIRAGLKKYLDERNLRIKFLDEDAFRTEARISLGTKQENKLLMDTIVQYCKEINWK, from the coding sequence ATGGCAAAAGAAAAGAAAAAAACAAAAAAATCATCCATCAGCAAAAAATCAGCTAAAAAAGTAAAATCTGATAAAAATAAATATCCCAAAGAACCTTTATTTTTAGACAGAAATGAATCACAGACCGGCCCGGTTCCGGAAGTTTATAAGTTTTTAAAAAAGGCTGATCTTGAATACCTTTCATGGTATTCCCGTGACTTTCAGCTTGGAATTAAATCAAGGCTCTCAAAAAGGATTGCAGATGATTTCGGGTTTGATGAAAAGCATGTTCTGCTAAGCTACGGCTCTGAAGATCTGCTTAAACAGATAATCCATTGTTATGTAAACCCGGGCGATAAGATCCTCATTCCCAGGGAAGCATGGTGGTATTATAAAAAAGTTGCATCAGAACGCGGCGGTACAAATGTAGAGTATCCCATGAAAAAAGGCGTTATGGAAGGGATTCCGTATTACCTGTATGATGTTGATACAATGATCCAGATCTATAACGATACCAAGCCAAAAGTAGTTGTAATTGCTTCACCCAATAATCCTACAGGTAACCGTATTGATTCCAAAGACCTGAAAAGATTCCTAGATGCTACCAAAGATACTATCACGATGATCGATGAAGCATACTGGGGATTCGGTTCAACTGAAAATGATTATGTAAAACCGTATATCGATGAATATCCAAACCTGATAATCTGCAGAACTTTTTCAAAGTTCTTCGCTCTTGCAGGTTTCCGCATTGGATTTGCTTTTGCCGGTAAAAACCTGGATGTTCTTATCAATTTCACAACACGGTATCTTGGATACAACCGCGTTTCAGAAAAACTCGGAGAAATAGCTCTTGATAACATCAAATGGTATCTTAAAGTAGGCAAACAGTATGAAAAAGATAAGGAAATGATGTACAAAACCTTCCTTAGCTTAAAAGGATTTGTACCATTCAGGTCTTTTGCCAACTTTATGCTTGTTGATATACCTGTTGAGATCCGCGCAGGACTTAAAAAATACCTCGATGAGAGGAACCTGAGGATTAAATTCCTTGATGAAGATGCTTTCAGAACAGAAGCAAGGATATCTTTGGGAACAAAGCAGGAAAACAAGCTCTTAATGGATACTATAGTTCAATACTGCAAAGAGATAAACTGGAAATAA
- a CDS encoding phosphoglycerate kinase: MNKLTIEDLSKDGGLKSKRVLVRVDFNVPMSKETEGLITDDKRIVESLPTIKKIISEGGRLILMSHMGRPKGEKNMKYSLRPIAMHLSELLDKPVLFADDCIGESTEAIVNDLQDGDVLLLENLRFYNEEEKNNPEFAKKLASYGDIYINDAFGTAHRAHASTEGVTHYIKTCAAGYLMQKELEYLSRAIANPEHPYVAILGGSKISGKIDVIKNLLGKADKILVGGGMIFTFYKAMGYEIGNSLLEEDKIDLAKELIAEAGNKLVLPADVVAADKFENDAEYSTVDADKIPAGKIGMDIGAKTIELFRSEILKAKTIVWNGPMGVFEMDNFAKGTFEIAEALAEATKKGAVTVIGGGDSAAAIAKAGLEKEVSHVSTGGGASLEFLEGKTLPGVEALNNN, from the coding sequence ATGAATAAATTAACAATAGAAGACCTTTCAAAAGATGGCGGGTTAAAGTCTAAAAGAGTTTTGGTAAGGGTCGATTTCAATGTTCCTATGTCTAAAGAAACAGAGGGATTGATAACCGATGATAAAAGAATAGTTGAATCACTGCCAACTATAAAAAAGATTATATCAGAAGGCGGCAGGCTTATATTAATGAGCCATATGGGCAGACCTAAAGGCGAAAAGAACATGAAGTATTCCCTCAGACCCATTGCTATGCATCTTTCTGAACTGCTTGATAAGCCTGTTCTGTTTGCTGATGACTGTATTGGTGAAAGTACTGAAGCTATTGTTAACGATCTTCAGGATGGTGATGTTTTACTACTCGAAAATCTTCGTTTTTATAATGAAGAAGAAAAGAATAACCCTGAATTTGCAAAAAAGCTCGCTTCATACGGCGATATATACATTAACGATGCATTCGGAACCGCGCACCGCGCGCACGCTTCAACAGAAGGCGTTACTCATTATATCAAAACCTGCGCAGCAGGTTACCTGATGCAAAAGGAGCTGGAGTATCTATCCAGGGCTATAGCTAACCCTGAGCATCCCTATGTTGCAATTCTTGGCGGAAGCAAAATTTCAGGTAAAATTGATGTTATCAAAAATCTTTTGGGTAAAGCCGATAAAATTCTTGTCGGCGGCGGTATGATCTTCACATTCTATAAAGCTATGGGCTATGAAATTGGCAATTCATTGCTTGAAGAAGATAAAATTGATCTTGCAAAAGAGCTTATAGCTGAAGCAGGCAATAAGCTTGTTCTGCCGGCAGATGTGGTTGCTGCGGATAAATTTGAAAATGACGCTGAATATTCCACTGTTGATGCTGATAAAATCCCGGCCGGTAAGATCGGTATGGATATCGGCGCAAAAACTATTGAGCTTTTCAGGAGTGAAATACTGAAAGCCAAAACAATTGTATGGAACGGACCAATGGGTGTTTTCGAAATGGATAACTTTGCCAAAGGTACGTTTGAAATTGCTGAAGCCCTTGCTGAAGCAACCAAAAAGGGCGCGGTAACTGTTATAGGAGGCGGAGATTCAGCGGCCGCAATTGCAAAAGCGGGACTCGAAAAAGAAGTGAGCCACGTTTCAACAGGCGGCGGCGCCAGCCTTGAATTCCTCGAAGGTAAAACCCTTCCCGGAGTTGAGGCATTAAATAATAACTAA
- the gap gene encoding type I glyceraldehyde-3-phosphate dehydrogenase produces the protein MAAKVAINGFGRIGRQVLSAMAERGILGKEIDVVAVVDVSTDAKYFAYQMKYDSVHGRFNGTITTEGDDVLVVNGEKIKCIAATKTPAELPWKELGAEIILECTGLFTDMEKAKGHIDAGAKKVLISAPGKGGVKTLVMGVNDNEYDPKEHHIISNASCTTNCLAPVVYVLLKEGIGIETGLMTTIHAYTATQKTVDGPSKKDWRGGRAAAINIIPSSTGAAKAVGEVLPVTKGKLTGMSFRVPTADVSAVDLTFRSEKDTSIEEIDALMKKASETYLKGILGYCNEELVSSDFIHDDRASIYDSLATVGNNLKGEKRFFKVVSWYDNEWGYSCRIVDLLVKVVKAGY, from the coding sequence ATGGCTGCAAAAGTTGCGATCAACGGATTTGGAAGAATAGGACGCCAGGTTTTAAGTGCTATGGCTGAACGCGGTATTTTAGGCAAAGAAATTGACGTAGTTGCTGTTGTTGATGTAAGTACTGATGCCAAATATTTCGCTTACCAGATGAAATATGATTCTGTTCACGGCAGATTTAACGGAACAATTACTACCGAAGGTGATGACGTTCTGGTTGTGAACGGAGAAAAGATTAAATGTATTGCTGCAACCAAAACACCTGCAGAACTGCCCTGGAAAGAGCTGGGCGCTGAAATTATTCTGGAATGTACCGGCTTATTTACAGATATGGAAAAAGCAAAAGGTCACATTGATGCCGGAGCAAAAAAAGTTCTTATCTCCGCTCCCGGAAAAGGCGGCGTTAAAACACTTGTAATGGGAGTTAATGATAATGAGTACGATCCAAAAGAACACCATATAATTTCAAACGCATCCTGCACCACAAACTGCCTTGCACCGGTTGTATATGTTCTGCTTAAAGAAGGCATCGGAATTGAAACCGGCTTAATGACAACAATACACGCATATACAGCTACACAAAAGACCGTTGACGGTCCCAGCAAAAAAGACTGGCGCGGCGGCAGAGCAGCTGCCATTAATATTATACCTTCATCAACCGGCGCTGCAAAAGCGGTTGGAGAAGTTTTACCGGTAACAAAAGGCAAATTAACCGGTATGTCTTTCAGGGTTCCTACAGCAGATGTTTCTGCTGTTGATCTTACGTTCAGAAGTGAAAAAGATACCTCTATAGAGGAAATTGATGCGTTAATGAAAAAAGCATCCGAAACATATTTAAAAGGAATTCTTGGATATTGCAATGAAGAGCTGGTATCAAGCGATTTTATCCATGATGACAGGGCTTCGATTTATGATTCGCTTGCAACAGTTGGAAATAACCTGAAAGGCGAAAAACGCTTCTTCAAAGTTGTTTCATGGTATGATAATGAATGGGGTTATTCCTGCAGGATAGTTGACCTACTGGTTAAAGTAGTTAAAGCAGGATATTAA
- the efp gene encoding elongation factor P, with protein sequence MGSTSDLRNGLVIKYNGELHVIIKWEHRTPGNLRAFYQVKMKNLKNGKTIENRFRSGEEIEIIRMETREFQYLYHDGSGYVFMDNNNFDQVSIPDDIVGDQAQFMKESETVQIMFDGEKPVTVEIPPHVELKVVEAPPGNKGDTATGGTKPVVVETGATVNAPMFISEGDIIKVDTRNSAYLERVKK encoded by the coding sequence ATGGGTTCAACATCAGATCTGCGCAACGGACTAGTAATAAAGTATAATGGCGAGCTACATGTTATAATTAAATGGGAACACAGAACACCCGGCAATTTAAGAGCCTTCTACCAGGTTAAAATGAAGAACCTGAAGAACGGTAAAACCATAGAAAACCGCTTCCGCTCAGGTGAAGAAATCGAGATCATCAGGATGGAAACCAGGGAGTTTCAGTATCTCTATCACGATGGGTCGGGGTATGTATTTATGGATAACAATAATTTTGACCAGGTATCTATCCCGGATGATATTGTTGGCGACCAGGCACAATTTATGAAGGAAAGTGAAACTGTGCAGATCATGTTTGACGGTGAAAAGCCGGTCACAGTTGAAATTCCCCCCCATGTTGAGTTAAAAGTAGTTGAAGCTCCCCCGGGGAATAAAGGCGATACTGCAACCGGCGGCACAAAACCTGTGGTTGTTGAAACAGGCGCAACTGTTAATGCACCTATGTTCATAAGTGAAGGTGATATTATAAAAGTTGATACAAGAAATTCAGCTTACCTTGAAAGAGTGAAGAAGTAA
- a CDS encoding acetyl-CoA carboxylase biotin carboxyl carrier protein encodes MKTDLNYIKKLLKILESGEINEIEIEEEGTRVRVVKSKPQEAAQAPQMITYAAPPMQQMAPQAAAPVAAAPTAPKTEEKKEAPAPTGKEMIEVRSPIVGTFYRAPSPNADPYVSVGQQVSKGNILCIIEAMKLMNEIECEYEGKITKILVENAQPVEYNQVLFLIEPN; translated from the coding sequence ATGAAAACTGATCTAAACTACATCAAAAAGCTTTTAAAGATCCTGGAATCAGGCGAGATCAACGAGATCGAGATCGAAGAAGAAGGTACCAGGGTTAGAGTCGTAAAATCAAAACCGCAGGAAGCAGCACAGGCACCACAGATGATAACTTACGCTGCCCCTCCAATGCAGCAGATGGCTCCCCAGGCAGCCGCCCCGGTTGCAGCAGCACCAACTGCACCAAAAACCGAAGAAAAGAAAGAAGCTCCCGCTCCAACAGGCAAGGAAATGATAGAAGTCCGCTCTCCGATAGTTGGTACTTTCTACAGGGCTCCTTCACCTAATGCAGATCCATATGTATCTGTAGGGCAGCAGGTATCAAAGGGCAATATATTATGTATAATTGAAGCAATGAAGCTTATGAATGAGATAGAATGCGAATACGAAGGTAAGATCACAAAGATACTTGTTGAAAATGCACAGCCTGTTGAATACAACCAGGTACTTTTCCTTATAGAGCCGAACTAA